A single genomic interval of Dysidea avara chromosome 6, odDysAvar1.4, whole genome shotgun sequence harbors:
- the LOC136258732 gene encoding uncharacterized protein isoform X1, translating into MVVECCYIILDCNNYMLVNQLLHSLLYWKLYKCFNPHLWLQLAETSIVDYNKAQMVYAKQQYYHSQTVVGAGFHQVLLSCRWRCLQQAGTLPLESILLRVTELLPQIDYTSTVW; encoded by the exons ATGGTCGTCGAGTGTTGTTATATAATCTTGGACTGCAACAACTATATGCTGGTCAACCAACTGTTGCATTCACTTCTTTATTGGAAGCTGTACAAGTGTTTCAATCCACACTTGTGGCTTCAGCTGGCTGAGACTTCAATAGTGGATTATAATAAG GCACAGATGGTCTATGCAAAGCAGCAGTATTACCATAGTCAAACTGTAGTTGGAGCTGGTTTCCATCAAGTTTTGTTGTCATGCCGATGGAG GTGTTTACAGCAAGCAGGTACTCTTCCACTGGAGTCTATACTACTGAG GGTAACAGAGTTACTACCTCAAATTGATTACACTAGTACAGTATGGTGA
- the LOC136258732 gene encoding uncharacterized protein isoform X2, which translates to MLLPQGQLQVLYCKSVKLLTSAPKPPSLADAGRFNNLGCLHNRMGKYSLASYYFSSMMPSMTSHHIIGERCLQQAGTLPLESILLRVTELLPQIDYTSTVW; encoded by the exons ATGCT CCTTCCTCAAGGCCAACTACAAGTACTCTATTGTAAAAGTGTCAAGCTGTTAACCTCAGCTCCAAAGCCACCATCACTAGCTGACGCTGGTCGCTTCAACAATCTTGGTTGTCTACACAATCGCATGGGCAAGTACAGTTTGGCATCTTACTACTTCAGCTCTATGATGCCCTCAATGACTTCCCACCATATCATTGGAGAAAG GTGTTTACAGCAAGCAGGTACTCTTCCACTGGAGTCTATACTACTGAG GGTAACAGAGTTACTACCTCAAATTGATTACACTAGTACAGTATGGTGA